A genomic segment from Ciona intestinalis chromosome 10, KH, whole genome shotgun sequence encodes:
- the LOC101243400 gene encoding uncharacterized protein LOC101243400, which translates to MNMLRVLFFFGILVLVHGCHHFRSERHKRDLSQPGPAGRINETITLRNFFTDCMRRRLRFDDGYFDYQTIVDYVILDSNWYNNSNGTTCTSERWSDAAWCWNGRLAELVRRESSLYGAGITCIAQFVTYAARGGTVGRGKRQSGSQSNPISSGEIADYNSCFTNQLHMPDDRNPINVPTLTRFIQNYTMCSTRTDILDCRTK; encoded by the exons ATGAATATGTTGCgagttctattttttttcgGGATACTGGTTCTTGTACATG GATGTCACCACTTTCGGAGCGAAAGACATAAAAGAGATTTGTCCCAACCTGGACCTGCAGGGCGTATTAACGAAACAATAACGTTGAGAAATTTCTTCACCGACTGCATGCGAAGAAGA TTGCGCTTTGATGACGGATATTTCGATTATCAAACGATTGTCGACTATGTGATTCTTGACAGCAACTGGTATAATAACAGCAATGGAACAACTTGCAC GTCGGAAAGATGGAGCGATGCGGCATGGTGTTGGAACGGTCGCTTAGCGGAACTGGTTCGTAGAGAATCTTCGTTATATGGTGCGGGCATAACTTGCATTGCTCAGTTTGTCACCTATGCGGCTCGTGGCGGTACAGTTGGGCGTGGAAAACGTCAATCAGGTTCACAGTCAAATCCTATATCGTCTGGAGAGATAGCAGACTACAACAGCTGCTTTACGAATCAACTACACATGCCCGATGATCGGAATCCTATTAATGTTCCCACCCTTACACGGTTTATACAGAATTATACTATGTGCAG CACAAGAACCGATATACTAGATTGTAGAACAAAATGA
- the LOC100179365 gene encoding SCO-spondin: MTRIVTAIWVFSVIVVFFTIVNNGCHVARHARKKRQTNAANNSLTVEETRQLRDYFASCMTDKISLFTNWNGVIDYTILDTNWYFQADETVCAGTQNDTVPCWESRIDIYLRPTSVLTGPAKECIRQLQEDVATTGTMIYRSRTKRQAPVPVTSDFLREQYVECVRHQLVLPPNRRNIDIGEVVKFVEDHAICGTCDLGRNNNAFIVSEDTQLTSNQDTESLVATMSQSYTPTSSTTTPSSNSGLACGTEVYPFRFQALTKLTSPLFSNIVTCNEAYRNVFLINPCSELINQRSDAFCRSQLSWCDAFGDFMRQNCGKACCEKEQNALLDAPVVGWTEWTSWGTCPAPCGQTAVQTRSRMCPLGEVGVSPCLGLASETRTCHPVIVCASWTQWQAWSACSVSCEGVGTFKNRYRTCQGGNPGDRGCEGPGIESQACGREVCPEPAWAPWSSWSDCSWKRRTRVCVGGICPGEATEFTECQCGTCHSSVAPEWQEWSAWSDCSALCGRGVRRRARICQQTSVIPRQCPGSNVQVVSCNGLCLI; the protein is encoded by the exons ATGACACGGATAGTAACAGCTATTTGGGTGTTTTCTGTTATAGTAGTTTTCTTTACCATAGTCAACAACG gttGCCACGTTGCACGTCACGCTAGAAAAAAGCGTCAAACAAATGCTGCAAATAACTCGTTAACAGTGGAAGAAACAAGACAGCTGAGAGATTACTTCGCAAGTTGTATGACTGACAAG ATTAGCCTCTTTACGAATTGGAACGGAGTTATTGACTACACAATATTGGACACAAACTGGTATTTCCAAGCAGATGAGACCGTATGTGCTGG GACACAGAACGACACCGTACCGTGCTGGGAAAGTCGAATCGACATTTATCTTCGTCCGACTTCCGTTCTCACTGGACCGGCCAAAGAGTGCATTCGGCAACTGCAGGAAGACGTAGCTACTACAGGGACAA TGATCTACAGATCTAGAACGAAGCGCCAAGCACCCGTTCCAGTGACGTCAGATTTCTTACGTGAGCAATACGTAGAGTGCGTTCGCCATCAACTCGTTTTGCCCCCGAACAGAAGGAACATTGATATTGGGGAGGTGGTGAAGTTTGTGGAAGATCATGCTATTTGTGG AACATGCGACCTTGGACGAAACAACAACGCTTTTATTGTTTCTGAGGATACTCAACTGACAAGTAACCAGGATACTGAATCATTGGTCGCCACAATGAGCCAGTCATACACACCTACGAGCAGTACAACTACACCAAGTTCTAACTCAGGACTAGCGTGCGGAACAGAAGTTTACCCGTTTAGATTCCAAGCATTGACAAAACTAACTTCGCcattgttttcaaatattgtTACCTGCAACGAGGCGTACAGAAACGTATTTCTTATAA ACCCTTGCTCCGAGCTGATCAACCAAAGAAGTGACGCCTTCTGTAGATCTCAGTTGTCATGGTGCGACGCTTTCGGTGACTTCATGAGACAAAACTGTGGGAAGGCATGTTGCGAGAAAGAACAAAATGCATTGC TTGATGCCCCTGTTGTTGGATGGACGGAGTGGACATCGTGGGGAACCTGCCCCGCTCCTTGTGGGCAAACTGCAGTGCAAACAAGATCAAGAATGTGCCCCCTGGGTGAAGTTGGGGTTTCCCCTTGTTTGGGTCTCGCAAGCGAAACCAGG ACCTGTCACCCCGTCATCGTGTGCGCTTCTTGGACTCAATGGCAAGCGTGGTCAGCATGTAGCGTATCCTGCGAGGGCGTTGgcacatttaaaaacaggtaTAGGACCTGTCAAGGCGGAAACCCAGGAGATAGAGGCTGCGAGGGCCCGGGCATTGAATCTCAAGCTTGCGGAAGAGAGGTGTGCCCGGAGCCGGCCTGGGCGCCTTGGTCGTCGTGGTCCGATTGTTCTTGGAAACGAAGAACCCGTGTATGTGTCGGCGGCATCTGCCCTGGAGAAGCCACGGAATTTACAGAGTGCCAGTGTGGCACGTGCCACAGTTCTGTGGCGCCTGAATGGCAAGAATGGTCGGCATGGAGTGATTGCTCTGCGCTGTGTGGTAGAGGTGTTAGAAGAAGGGCAAG aatTTGTCAGCAAACCAGTGTGATACCTCGTCAGTGCCCAGGCAGCAATGTTCAAGTTGTTTCTTGCAATGGCTTATGCCTGATCTAA
- the LOC100175437 gene encoding A disintegrin and metalloproteinase with thrombospondin motifs adt-1 isoform X1, whose amino-acid sequence MHSYSVVLLSLLSVFYIFHPWTGVSCQLLPRHTPTASDCVDQYGWCIFEFRSCGYTTVAIGCRRTCNNCYCNAVQYGCEHFCTNNGSSVNCICRTGYRLHRNGRNCTDIDECVNHPCSRTEYCVNTPGSYYCSSEFVCPNANTYQYYLQERCCRINDAACGQNPLTGSGVDLVGPNQILTQWPWTVFLHIGNKVCTGVLVLQNWIIVPSRCFSGWRSGQTLSATFGAREVSTGTTTGQHPQTINLAEVYRHPSYSFPHYDIAVAHLDNGIRNTDSVKPICLPFGEVPPDGVKCFLVGYEAEVSNGALVRVRKDIAMNVTSIEECRRNVINGHQVENNMICAKYDPQQLGACVAESGGPLMCQRCTSCNWYVAGIFTFGDVCVKRNSYAAFTSVEPYEGWLSNRTGITIQKDKSCGARIPVWRPWTSWSTCDTSCGDVGQRTRSRICWNGNPGDAGCLGNSTEISRCNIRPCPRWTFDNSWSSCSRSCGGGILTRVATCINGQRGDPGCDFPIPRNTLPCNQHFCPTWSDWSPWTRCSSTCGTTGTQRATRVCHGTGGCNGLTERIKTCNRITCPVWSTWSSWTECPRTCGGGVITSRRVCEVGTCPGSYIRTDSCASQRCPVCEDWERWSSCSRSCGPGRRIRERQCSADSATEHNTREEEACNAKQCSVWGTWQSWSSCTEACGRGRKSRVRSCLNGRDCRGRPRENRTCYGTSCPGVWSRWSSWGDCSNTCGVGVKTRQRDCTRRGSSNGPCVGSNNQTKSCTGSSCRGECSSLTNNPRANFCERFARYCSHSQYRRHMERYCAKTCCLERNQNDFAQWSPWSKCSKDCGVGEQRRQRRCRNRNSCRRNDVQRRRCQGDFCGRTLVISDWTDCTATCGGGERLRPQNCSVTNTTTSCVPFIVEACATQPCAVENSTSQVDSAGQTNQTRTPEWGEWSICSATCGLGVRIRQRACDIESSDGCTISETGSCQGIFCPGTWSAWSVWSTCTRTCGTGTANRLRTCLDGLVCTGLTGDLRYCGTTPCAGNPT is encoded by the exons ATGCACAGTTATTCTGTTGTGCTCCTCAGCCTCTTGTCTGTTTTCTACATATTTCACCCATGGACAG GAGTATCCTGTCAATTGCTACCAAGACATACACCCACAGCGTCCGATTGTGTAGACCAATATGGATGGTGTATCTTTGAATTTCGAAGTTGTGGATACACAACTGTTGCGATTGGATGTCGCAGAACGTGCAACAACTGCTACTGTAATGCGGTGCAATACGGATGCGAACACTTCTGTACTAATAATGGCTCAAGTGTTAACTGCATATGCCGAACGGGTTATAGGTTACACAGAAATGGCAGAAACTGTACAG ATATAGATGAATGCGTAAATCACCCTTGTTCGCGTACTGAATATTGCGTAAACACGCCTGGCAGTTACTATTGTTCAAGCGAGTTTGTTTGCCCTAACGCCAACACTTACCAGTACTACCTTCAAGAACGCTGCTGCCGGATAAATGACG CTGCCTGTGGCCAAAACCCCCTTACTGGATCCGGGGTAGACCTGGTTGGACCGAATCAAATCCTTACGCAGTGGCCCTGGACA GTGTTTCTGCATATTGGAAACAAAGTGTGTACCGGTGTACTTGTCCTACAAAATTGGATTATTGTACCGTCACGTTGTTTCAG CGGTTGGCGATCCGGACAAACACTAAGTGCAACTTTTGGCGCCCGCGAAGTCAGTACGGGTACTACTACTGGACAGCATCCCCAAACAATTAACTTAGCTGAG GTATACAGACACCCAAGTTATTCTTTCCCTCACTATGATATAGCGGTCGCACATTTGGACAACGGCATTCGAAACACAGATTCAGTAAAACCGATTTGTCTTCCTTTTGGGGAAGTCCCGCCCGACGgtgtaaaatgttttcttgTGGGTTACGAAGCCGaag TTTCGAATGGAGCGCTCGTGCGTGTGAGAAAAGACATcgcaatgaatgtaacatcaATAGAAGAATGCAGACGGAACGTTATTAACGGTCATCAAGTTGAAAACAACATGATTTGTGCAAAGTACGATCCCCAACAGCTCGGGGCTTGCGTTG CCGAGTCGGGAGGACCACTTATGTGCCAAAGATGTACATCCTGTAACTGGTATGTGGCTGGCATCTTTACGTTTGGTGATGTATGTGTTAAGCGTAACAGCTACGCTGCGTTTACATCTGTTGAACCTTATGAAGGATGGCTTAGTAATCGTACTGGaataacaatacaaaaagATAAATCATGTGGCGCAAGAATACCag TTTGGCGGCCTTGGACATCTTGGTCGACTTGTGACACGTCATGTGGTGACGTCGGACAGAGGACTCGATCACGTATCTGTTGGAATGGTAACCCTGGTGACGCTGGTTGTCTTGGCAACTCCACAGAAATATCAAGATGCAACATAAGACCTTGCCCAA GATGGACCTTCGATAACTCATGGAGCTCATGCTCTCGTTCTTGCGGAGGTGGGATACTTACTAGAGTAGCGACATGTATTAACGGGCAACGGGGTGACCCAGGATGTGATTTTCCAATCCCTAGAAATACATTG CCATGCAACCAACATTTTTGTCCCACATGGAGCGATTGGTCACCATGGACTCGGTGCTCGTCCACTTGCGGTACAACTGGCACCCAACGAGCTACTAGAGTTTGCCATGGAACTGGGGGTTGCAATGGACTTACTGAGAGAATAAAAACTTGCAACCGAA TTACATGCCCTGTGTGGAGTACTTGGTCATCATGGACTGAGTGTCCACGAACATGCGGTGGCGGTGTCATAACATCTCGAAGAGTATGCGAAGTCGGAACTTGCCCAGGTTCTTACATACGGACAGATTCATGTGCTTCTCAACGCTGCCCTG TCTGCGAAGACTGGGAGCGATGGAGTTCATGCAGTCGCTCATGTGGTCCCGGTAGACGAATCCGAGAAAGGCAGTGCTCTGCCGACTCTGCGACAGAACACAATACTCGTGAGGAAGAAGCATGCAATGCAAAACAATGCTCAGTTTGGGGGACGTGGCAGTCTTGGTCATCGTGTACGGAAGCTTGCGGTCGGGGACGAAAATCAAGAGTAAGAAGCTGTTTGAATGGTCGAGATTGCAGAGGCAGACCTAGGGAGAATAGAACTTGTTATGGAACAAGTTGCCCAGGGGTTTGGTCCCGTTGGAGCAGTTGGGGTGATTGTTCCAATACTTGTGGGGTAGGTGTCAAAACTCGACAGAGAGACTGTACTAGACGAGGATCTTCAAATGGACCGTGTGTGGGGAGTAACAACCAAACAAAGAGTTGTACTGGTTCTTCCTGCAGAG gtgAGTGTTCTTCACTCACAAATAACCCAAGAGCTAACTTTTGTGAACGGTTCGCTCGGTACTGCAGTCATTCACAATACAGAAGACATATGGAAAGGTActgcgcgaaaacatgctgTCTTGAAAGAAATCAAAACG aTTTCGCTCAGTGGTCACCTTGGTCTAAATGTTCTAAAGATTGCGGGGTCGGGGAACAACGACGGCAGAGAAGATGCCGAAATCGAAACTCCTGTCGTCGTAACGATGTACAGC gTCGAAGGTGCCAAGGTGATTTCTGTGGTAGAACATTAGTTATAAGCGATTGGACAGACTGCACGGCCACGTGTGGTGGAGGGGAGCGGTTAAGACCGCAGAACTGTAGCGTAACCAACACTACGACAAGTTGTGTTCCGTTTATCGTAGAAGCTTGCGCAACGCAACCTTGTGCGGTGGAGAACAGCACGTCGCAAGTTGATTCTGCTGGTCAAACAAACCAAACGCGAACTCCAG AATGGGGCGAATGGTCGATCTGTTCCGCGACTTGTGGGTTGGGGGTGCGAATTCGACAGCGCGCATGTGACATCGAAAGCTCGGACGGCTGCACGATAAGTGAGACAGGTTCATGCCAAGGAATATTCTGCCCTGGAACTTGGTCAGCTTGGTCCGTATGGAGCACCTGCACTAGAACTTGTGGCACTGGGACGGCGAACAGACTTAG AACATGCTTGGACGGATTAGTGTGTACCGGGTTAACAGGCGATCTCCGATATTGTGGAACTACGCCATGTGcag GCAACCCTACTTGA
- the LOC100175437 gene encoding A disintegrin and metalloproteinase with thrombospondin motifs adt-1 isoform X2 produces the protein MHSYSVVLLSLLSVFYIFHPWTGVSCQLLPRHTPTASDCVDQYGWCIFEFRSCGYTTVAIGCRRTCNNCYCNAVQYGCEHFCTNNGSSVNCICRTGYRLHRNGRNCTDIDECVNHPCSRTEYCVNTPGSYYCSSEFVCPNANTYQYYLQERCCRINDAACGQNPLTGSGVDLVGPNQILTQWPWTVFLHIGNKVCTGVLVLQNWIIVPSRCFSGWRSGQTLSATFGAREVSTGTTTGQHPQTINLAEVYRHPSYSFPHYDIAVAHLDNGIRNTDSVKPICLPFGEVPPDGVKCFLVGYEAEVSNGALVRVRKDIAMNVTSIEECRRNVINGHQVENNMICAKYDPQQLGACVAESGGPLMCQRCTSCNWYVAGIFTFGDVCVKRNSYAAFTSVEPYEGWLSNRTGITIQKDKSCGARIPVWRPWTSWSTCDTSCGDVGQRTRSRICWNGNPGDAGCLGNSTEISRCNIRPCPRWTFDNSWSSCSRSCGGGILTRVATCINGQRGDPGCDFPIPRNTLPCNQHFCPTWSDWSPWTRCSSTCGTTGTQRATRVCHGTGGCNGLTERIKTCNRITCPVWSTWSSWTECPRTCGGGVITSRRVCEVGTCPGSYIRTDSCASQRCPVCEDWERWSSCSRSCGPGRRIRERQCSADSATEHNTREEEACNAKQCSVWGTWQSWSSCTEACGRGRKSRVRSCLNGRDCRGRPRENRTCYGTSCPGVWSRWSSWGDCSNTCGVGVKTRQRDCTRRGSSNGPCVGSNNQTKSCTGSSCRGDCSSLTNNPRANFCERFARYCSHSQYRRHMERYCAKTCCLERNQNDFAQWSPWSKCSKDCGVGEQRRQRRCRNRNSCRRNDVQRRRCQGDFCGRTLVISDWTDCTATCGGGERLRPQNCSVTNTTTSCVPFIVEACATQPCAVENSTSQVDSAGQTNQTRTPEWGEWSICSATCGLGVRIRQRACDIESSDGCTISETGSCQGIFCPGTWSAWSVWSTCTRTCGTGTANRLRTCLDGLVCTGLTGDLRYCGTTPCAGNPT, from the exons ATGCACAGTTATTCTGTTGTGCTCCTCAGCCTCTTGTCTGTTTTCTACATATTTCACCCATGGACAG GAGTATCCTGTCAATTGCTACCAAGACATACACCCACAGCGTCCGATTGTGTAGACCAATATGGATGGTGTATCTTTGAATTTCGAAGTTGTGGATACACAACTGTTGCGATTGGATGTCGCAGAACGTGCAACAACTGCTACTGTAATGCGGTGCAATACGGATGCGAACACTTCTGTACTAATAATGGCTCAAGTGTTAACTGCATATGCCGAACGGGTTATAGGTTACACAGAAATGGCAGAAACTGTACAG ATATAGATGAATGCGTAAATCACCCTTGTTCGCGTACTGAATATTGCGTAAACACGCCTGGCAGTTACTATTGTTCAAGCGAGTTTGTTTGCCCTAACGCCAACACTTACCAGTACTACCTTCAAGAACGCTGCTGCCGGATAAATGACG CTGCCTGTGGCCAAAACCCCCTTACTGGATCCGGGGTAGACCTGGTTGGACCGAATCAAATCCTTACGCAGTGGCCCTGGACA GTGTTTCTGCATATTGGAAACAAAGTGTGTACCGGTGTACTTGTCCTACAAAATTGGATTATTGTACCGTCACGTTGTTTCAG CGGTTGGCGATCCGGACAAACACTAAGTGCAACTTTTGGCGCCCGCGAAGTCAGTACGGGTACTACTACTGGACAGCATCCCCAAACAATTAACTTAGCTGAG GTATACAGACACCCAAGTTATTCTTTCCCTCACTATGATATAGCGGTCGCACATTTGGACAACGGCATTCGAAACACAGATTCAGTAAAACCGATTTGTCTTCCTTTTGGGGAAGTCCCGCCCGACGgtgtaaaatgttttcttgTGGGTTACGAAGCCGaag TTTCGAATGGAGCGCTCGTGCGTGTGAGAAAAGACATcgcaatgaatgtaacatcaATAGAAGAATGCAGACGGAACGTTATTAACGGTCATCAAGTTGAAAACAACATGATTTGTGCAAAGTACGATCCCCAACAGCTCGGGGCTTGCGTTG CCGAGTCGGGAGGACCACTTATGTGCCAAAGATGTACATCCTGTAACTGGTATGTGGCTGGCATCTTTACGTTTGGTGATGTATGTGTTAAGCGTAACAGCTACGCTGCGTTTACATCTGTTGAACCTTATGAAGGATGGCTTAGTAATCGTACTGGaataacaatacaaaaagATAAATCATGTGGCGCAAGAATACCag TTTGGCGGCCTTGGACATCTTGGTCGACTTGTGACACGTCATGTGGTGACGTCGGACAGAGGACTCGATCACGTATCTGTTGGAATGGTAACCCTGGTGACGCTGGTTGTCTTGGCAACTCCACAGAAATATCAAGATGCAACATAAGACCTTGCCCAA GATGGACCTTCGATAACTCATGGAGCTCATGCTCTCGTTCTTGCGGAGGTGGGATACTTACTAGAGTAGCGACATGTATTAACGGGCAACGGGGTGACCCAGGATGTGATTTTCCAATCCCTAGAAATACATTG CCATGCAACCAACATTTTTGTCCCACATGGAGCGATTGGTCACCATGGACTCGGTGCTCGTCCACTTGCGGTACAACTGGCACCCAACGAGCTACTAGAGTTTGCCATGGAACTGGGGGTTGCAATGGACTTACTGAGAGAATAAAAACTTGCAACCGAA TTACATGCCCTGTGTGGAGTACTTGGTCATCATGGACTGAGTGTCCACGAACATGCGGTGGCGGTGTCATAACATCTCGAAGAGTATGCGAAGTCGGAACTTGCCCAGGTTCTTACATACGGACAGATTCATGTGCTTCTCAACGCTGCCCTG TCTGCGAAGACTGGGAGCGATGGAGTTCATGCAGTCGCTCATGTGGTCCCGGTAGACGAATCCGAGAAAGGCAGTGCTCTGCCGACTCTGCGACAGAACACAATACTCGTGAGGAAGAAGCATGCAATGCAAAACAATGCTCAGTTTGGGGGACGTGGCAGTCTTGGTCATCGTGTACGGAAGCTTGCGGTCGGGGACGAAAATCAAGAGTAAGAAGCTGTTTGAATGGTCGAGATTGCAGAGGCAGACCTAGGGAGAATAGAACTTGTTATGGAACAAGTTGCCCAGGGGTTTGGTCCCGTTGGAGCAGTTGGGGTGATTGTTCCAATACTTGTGGGGTAGGTGTCAAAACTCGACAGAGAGACTGTACTAGACGAGGATCTTCAAATGGACCGTGTGTGGGGAGTAACAACCAAACAAAGAGTTGTACTGGTTCTTCCTGCAGAGGTGAT TGTTCTTCACTCACAAATAACCCAAGAGCTAACTTTTGTGAACGGTTCGCTCGGTACTGCAGTCATTCACAATACAGAAGACATATGGAAAGGTActgcgcgaaaacatgctgTCTTGAAAGAAATCAAAACG aTTTCGCTCAGTGGTCACCTTGGTCTAAATGTTCTAAAGATTGCGGGGTCGGGGAACAACGACGGCAGAGAAGATGCCGAAATCGAAACTCCTGTCGTCGTAACGATGTACAGC gTCGAAGGTGCCAAGGTGATTTCTGTGGTAGAACATTAGTTATAAGCGATTGGACAGACTGCACGGCCACGTGTGGTGGAGGGGAGCGGTTAAGACCGCAGAACTGTAGCGTAACCAACACTACGACAAGTTGTGTTCCGTTTATCGTAGAAGCTTGCGCAACGCAACCTTGTGCGGTGGAGAACAGCACGTCGCAAGTTGATTCTGCTGGTCAAACAAACCAAACGCGAACTCCAG AATGGGGCGAATGGTCGATCTGTTCCGCGACTTGTGGGTTGGGGGTGCGAATTCGACAGCGCGCATGTGACATCGAAAGCTCGGACGGCTGCACGATAAGTGAGACAGGTTCATGCCAAGGAATATTCTGCCCTGGAACTTGGTCAGCTTGGTCCGTATGGAGCACCTGCACTAGAACTTGTGGCACTGGGACGGCGAACAGACTTAG AACATGCTTGGACGGATTAGTGTGTACCGGGTTAACAGGCGATCTCCGATATTGTGGAACTACGCCATGTGcag GCAACCCTACTTGA